CCTATAAGGTAAAGATCCTCATTCTCAACCTTATACACCATGTCCTTAAACGTATCCATATCTAAAATCTCAGAGAGTACCTCGTACTTAAGCATGTACGGTGGAAGCACGAGCTTAAAGCCCTTCTTAGTCATGTAATCAATAGCATACGTCAGCAGCGCCATATCGAGCATTACTAAGTCATCAAATAAGTAATAGAACCTGGATCCAGCAACCTCACCTGCCTTGAGTGTGTCACCCATGCCAAGTACAACCTCAAGCATGTCAGCATGACCAATGGGTTTCCAATCAATGGTTTCATAAGGTACATTAAAGCCGAAGCGTTCGGTTTGGTCCTTGAATTCCTTCGCATGTCCAATCCATACCTTAGGCGTTCCATAAAATCTAGCTGGTATTGAATCAATGCCTCCAGGGCAATCATAAGGTACGCTTTCATGCACTAAATTAGGTATTGATCTAAGCACCTTCTCCCTTTCCCTCTCAATATTCTCCAGCTCTTCCTCCTTTTTCTGAATTTCATTCAAGAGCTCCTTAGCCTCCTTAATTTTCCCCTCTCTTTCTGTACCTTTCAATTTACTAACTTCCCTAGTAATTACATTATGTTTATGTCTCAACTCATCAATCTCTGCCTTAAGGCTCCTCCACTTATTATCTAACTCAATGAATCTATCAACGATGCCTACATCCATTCTTCTTTTTCTAAGTGAATCCCTAACAGTATCTGGTCTATTCCTCAATGCATCCAATAAGCTCCAGCTCATTACTGGTCTAGGATTTACGCAATTATTAAATTTTATTTTTAATTACGTTCACTTAAAAATCTCAGTAAGCTTGAGAATGAGATCCCACTGCCTATCTATCTTCTCCTCCATAAGCTTAATATCCTCGGGCTTTAGATGGGAGAATCTACCCTGAATCTTTATATACTCCTCCAGCGGCCTCCTCCTTGGCTTATCCTTATACGGAATGCTTGGCGGGCTTATCGTTAACCTGCCCTGATTGTACTCCCAAAGTATCCAGGCGCCAGTCTCAACAGCAAGCCTAGCAGCCTTAATCGTGTAGGAATCATCCATCTTCCAACCAGGTGGACAGGGCGAATGCAGATGTATGAATCTAAAGCCTCTAACCTGCATTGCCCTCCTAACCTTATCGATGAAGTCCATTGGGTAAGCAATGCTTGCTGTGGCTACGTAGGGAACCTTATGCATGAGCATTATTAATGCCACGTCCTTCTTATCCTCGGTCTTGCCCTTAGGTGATGTTGTTGTCCAAGCCATCCAGGAAGTTGTGCCACTGGCCTGAATGCCCGTATTCATGTAGGCTTCATTATCGGCCATTACATATAGAATATCCTCATTTCTATAGGCAGCGCCGCTTAATGTGGCGAATCCAATATCGGCGGTAGCACCATCACCAGCCCAAACAACCACAGGTCCATTATTATTCCTCTGCCTAACGGCCCTTACTAAACCACTAGCCACCGCTGGGCTTGATGCAAATGGTACATGAAGTACGGGTACTGTGTATGCAGTGTATGGGGCAGAACCTGGTATTACGCTTGAGCAACCAGCTGGTATTACCATGACGAACTTACCATCAAGTGCCATGGCTAATTGTCTCATGCCAACCTGTAATGGGCAACCAGGGCATGCAGCCGTGCCTGGCATTATGAACTTTGTTCTTCCATACTTATGTAGTTCGGTTATGGTGACCATGCTCATCACCTCCCAATCTCCGGTATATACCAGTATTTTCTGATCCTTACTGTGCCTTCATGTTCGACTTTGTCTATGAATTCCCTTATTATTACCCTAAACTCATCTGCTGAGACATCAAATCCACCAAGCCCTGCCAGCACGCCCTCGAATGAAACGTTACTGGGTACAAAACCACCTATCTCACTGGCTAATACACCACCCATGCCGGCGGAGTAATCCCTATCAAATACTATTACGCCCTTCATGCTATTAATCCAACCTGAGATATCCTCTTCAGGAAATGGCCTAATGTACCTAATCCTCAATAAACCAATTGGGTAACCCTCGTCTCTAAGTCTATCAACGGCATTTAGAATATCCCCACTCCATGCACCCATTGATATTGCAACATACTTAGCATCACTGCACCTATAGCATTCAGTTAATGATCCATAATTCCTACCCGTTAACTTGCCGTACTCATCGTAAACCTCGGCAATAACCTTCTTCGCAGATTCCATAGACTCATCCATATACTTTTTAAGGATTGCGTGATATACATCATTCCCAGGTAAATTACCCATTGTTATGGACTCACCACCAGGTTCAATAGTGTATGGGATCCTTGAGTTTCTAGGCGGTAACCAAGTATCGACATCCTCTTGTGACGGGACATCAAGTGGTTCAGCCGTATGGCTGAGTATGAAACCATCAAGTCCTATAGCCACTGGCAATAATACTTTCTCATTCTCGCTAATCTTAAATGCCGTCAGTGTCATATCGAATGCCTCCTGCACGTTCTGAGCCATACCAATTATCCAACCACTATCCCTAATGGCTAGTAGGTCTGTGTGTTCATCATGTATGTTCCATGGTGGTCCAACAACTCTCGTAACCACAGCCATGACCAATGGAACCCTTGATGCCGCTGCCCACCAAAGCATTTCATACATGTAGAATAACCCATGGCTTGAGGTTGCCGTAAATGCCCTGGCACCACCTGCTGCTGCGCCATACACAGTAGCCAACGCAGCAAACTCGCTCTCAACCCTTACGTAGTCAGCTCTCAATTCACCCCTCTCTATCATCTCACTAATTCTCTCAACAATTAACGTCTGTGGAGTTATGGGATATGCGGAAATCACATTAACCCTAGCTAGCTTAACGGCCTCAGCAACCGCGTGATCCCCAACCAGGACCTTCCTAGCCTGCTTTGCGAGTGGTATTTGCTTACTCATTCACACCACCTCCTCCTTAACCATATCTATTGCCTTGACTGGACAGACATCAGCACAAATTCCACAGCCCTTGCAATAGTCATAATTAATCTTAATATTCTTATCCTCAAGCCACTCAATGACATTTTCAGGGCAATAAAGCCAACAAATGCCGCACTTCGTACATTTAGAATAATTAACGACTGGTCTATATACACGCCAAGTACCTGTCCTACCGCCAGCACCTTCAGCAGGAGTCGACAGCAAGAGACCCCTTAACTTCTCTGCGGTTT
This is a stretch of genomic DNA from Vulcanisaeta moutnovskia 768-28. It encodes these proteins:
- the serS gene encoding serine--tRNA ligase, which gives rise to MSWSLLDALRNRPDTVRDSLRKRRMDVGIVDRFIELDNKWRSLKAEIDELRHKHNVITREVSKLKGTEREGKIKEAKELLNEIQKKEEELENIEREREKVLRSIPNLVHESVPYDCPGGIDSIPARFYGTPKVWIGHAKEFKDQTERFGFNVPYETIDWKPIGHADMLEVVLGMGDTLKAGEVAGSRFYYLFDDLVMLDMALLTYAIDYMTKKGFKLVLPPYMLKYEVLSEILDMDTFKDMVYKVENEDLYLIGTAEHPIAAYLRHTELLEDQLPLLFVGVSPSFRREASAGNRDMKGIFRVHQFHKVEQFVFSLPEDSWRWHEELIRNAEELWQGLGLPYRVVLLCAHDMGRCAAKQYDLEVWMPAQGMYREMVSCSNCTDWQSAKLGIRVLRKDMRREFVHTLNSTAIASTRTITAILENYQEPDGTVVIPKALRRYLEIFSKGPIDAIYPKRKVKRDDKGNPVIG
- a CDS encoding 3-methyl-2-oxobutanoate dehydrogenase subunit beta, encoding MVTITELHKYGRTKFIMPGTAACPGCPLQVGMRQLAMALDGKFVMVIPAGCSSVIPGSAPYTAYTVPVLHVPFASSPAVASGLVRAVRQRNNNGPVVVWAGDGATADIGFATLSGAAYRNEDILYVMADNEAYMNTGIQASGTTSWMAWTTTSPKGKTEDKKDVALIMLMHKVPYVATASIAYPMDFIDKVRRAMQVRGFRFIHLHSPCPPGWKMDDSYTIKAARLAVETGAWILWEYNQGRLTISPPSIPYKDKPRRRPLEEYIKIQGRFSHLKPEDIKLMEEKIDRQWDLILKLTEIFK
- a CDS encoding pyruvate ferredoxin oxidoreductase; amino-acid sequence: MSKQIPLAKQARKVLVGDHAVAEAVKLARVNVISAYPITPQTLIVERISEMIERGELRADYVRVESEFAALATVYGAAAGGARAFTATSSHGLFYMYEMLWWAAASRVPLVMAVVTRVVGPPWNIHDEHTDLLAIRDSGWIIGMAQNVQEAFDMTLTAFKISENEKVLLPVAIGLDGFILSHTAEPLDVPSQEDVDTWLPPRNSRIPYTIEPGGESITMGNLPGNDVYHAILKKYMDESMESAKKVIAEVYDEYGKLTGRNYGSLTECYRCSDAKYVAISMGAWSGDILNAVDRLRDEGYPIGLLRIRYIRPFPEEDISGWINSMKGVIVFDRDYSAGMGGVLASEIGGFVPSNVSFEGVLAGLGGFDVSADEFRVIIREFIDKVEHEGTVRIRKYWYIPEIGR
- a CDS encoding 4Fe-4S binding protein, yielding MKTAEKLRGLLLSTPAEGAGGRTGTWRVYRPVVNYSKCTKCGICWLYCPENVIEWLEDKNIKINYDYCKGCGICADVCPVKAIDMVKEEVV